TGATGTCGCGCACGAACGTCACCATCTACGAGGCGCAGCGGCTGAACCGCGAGACCGCCGCGGCCGAACGCGCTCGTCGGGCCTGTGGCGGGGGCTGACTTGGCCGGGCCACGGCTAGAGCTGGCGGATCTTCTGCACCGGCAGCCGGGGCCCGCGGCGTGGTTCGTACGCCAGCCCACTGGCTTCGAGCAAACGGACCACTCGATGCCGGTGGGGTCGCATCGGTTCCAGCAGCTCGAGCATGCCGGCGTCGTCGACCGGACGGCCCAGCAGCGTCCAGCCGACCATCTTCGGAAGGTGGTAGTCGCCCAGCGACAGCGCGTCGGCGTCGCCGAACGCCCGTTGCGCGACCTCAGCCGCCGTCCACACCCCTACCCCGGGCAGCGACGTCAGCGCTTCGCGTGCCTGCGCCGCCGGCAACGAGACCAACCGTTCCAGCGACTCCGCCCGCCGCGCGCAGCCCACCACCGTCCGCGCCCGCCCCGGGTCCACATTGGCGCGGTGGAATTCCCAGGACGGGATGCGCCGCCACGCCTCGGCTGACGGCGGCACCCGCATCCCGTCCGGCGCCGGACCCGGGGCTGGCGTCCCGTGCCTGGAAACCAGCACGCGCCACGACCGAAACGCGTCGGCGCCGGGCACCCGCTGCTCGATGATCGCCGGGATCAGCGCTTCCACCACGCGTCCGCTGCGGCCCAGGCGCAAGTGCGGAACCCGTCGGCAGGCA
This is a stretch of genomic DNA from Mycobacterium lacus. It encodes these proteins:
- a CDS encoding DNA-3-methyladenine glycosylase family protein; this encodes MQTARTVSFPGAASFGHTLAPLRRGRGDPCFRVTGDGSIWRTSLLPTGSVTARISRAGSAAAHCVAWGDGAQQFIDMLPAMLGADDDASDFVPRDPTVVAACRRVPHLRLGRSGRVVEALIPAIIEQRVPGADAFRSWRVLVSRHGTPAPGPAPDGMRVPPSAEAWRRIPSWEFHRANVDPGRARTVVGCARRAESLERLVSLPAAQAREALTSLPGVGVWTAAEVAQRAFGDADALSLGDYHLPKMVGWTLLGRPVDDAGMLELLEPMRPHRHRVVRLLEASGLAYEPRRGPRLPVQKIRQL